The following coding sequences are from one Triticum dicoccoides isolate Atlit2015 ecotype Zavitan chromosome 4A, WEW_v2.0, whole genome shotgun sequence window:
- the LOC119287746 gene encoding uncharacterized protein LOC119287746 isoform X2 → MERGSCRCRAPTVLRQGKGTHAGDGVPPRATGEWRSWSPATVELQAARGKAATGKRRSWNRPEKELETFDFFAGRKRHFGLLLSMHHDERQSFISAMGTREKLRQLREKATTSVFLLSPMSGFLSLGRTTCGGGRPSPAARDEASGRDSTASVRGSAATRGDGRAREGGCFEFNEEARTLRLKKYKTIIHPGES, encoded by the exons ATGGAGCGGGGGAGCTGTAGGTGTCGTGCACCGACCGTGCTGCGACAGGGGAAGGGTACACACGCCGGTGATGGCGTACCCCCGCGCGCAACTGGCGAGTGGCGGAGCTGGTCCCCGGCTACGGTGGAGTTGCAAGCGGCAAGGGGCAAAGCTGCAACCGGCAAGCGGCGGAGCTGGAACCGGCCTGAGAAGGAGCTGGAAACATTTGATTTTTTTGCTGGAAG GAAGCGTCACTTTGGATTGCTACTGTCGATGCATCACGACGAGCGGCAGAGCTTCATATCTGCAATGGGGACAAGAGAAAAGCTACGACAGTTGAGGGAAAAAGCTACAACCAGTGTTTTTTTGCTGTCACCGATGTCTGGTTTTCTTTCACTGGGACGTACGACCTGTGGTGGCGGACGGCCGTCGCCGGCAGCACG CGACGAAGCGTCGGGGCGAGATTCGACGGCGAGCGTCAGGGGCAGTGCGGCGACCCGCGGCGACGGGCGAGCGCGCGAGGGTGGGTGCTTCGAG TTCAATGAGGAAGCGCGGACACTTCGTTTAAAGAAATACAAGACTATCATTCACCCAG
- the LOC119287746 gene encoding uncharacterized protein LOC119287746 isoform X1: protein MERGSCRCRAPTVLRQGKGTHAGDGVPPRATGEWRSWSPATVELQAARGKAATGKRRSWNRPEKELETFDFFAGRKRHFGLLLSMHHDERQSFISAMGTREKLRQLREKATTSVFLLSPMSGFLSLGRTTCGGGRPSPAARDEASGRDSTASVRGSAATRGDGRAREGGCFEFNEEARTLRLKKYKTIIHPGNWLFSSCLMQQLDA, encoded by the exons ATGGAGCGGGGGAGCTGTAGGTGTCGTGCACCGACCGTGCTGCGACAGGGGAAGGGTACACACGCCGGTGATGGCGTACCCCCGCGCGCAACTGGCGAGTGGCGGAGCTGGTCCCCGGCTACGGTGGAGTTGCAAGCGGCAAGGGGCAAAGCTGCAACCGGCAAGCGGCGGAGCTGGAACCGGCCTGAGAAGGAGCTGGAAACATTTGATTTTTTTGCTGGAAG GAAGCGTCACTTTGGATTGCTACTGTCGATGCATCACGACGAGCGGCAGAGCTTCATATCTGCAATGGGGACAAGAGAAAAGCTACGACAGTTGAGGGAAAAAGCTACAACCAGTGTTTTTTTGCTGTCACCGATGTCTGGTTTTCTTTCACTGGGACGTACGACCTGTGGTGGCGGACGGCCGTCGCCGGCAGCACG CGACGAAGCGTCGGGGCGAGATTCGACGGCGAGCGTCAGGGGCAGTGCGGCGACCCGCGGCGACGGGCGAGCGCGCGAGGGTGGGTGCTTCGAG TTCAATGAGGAAGCGCGGACACTTCGTTTAAAGAAATACAAGACTATCATTCACCCAG